Genomic segment of Eupeodes corollae chromosome 2, idEupCoro1.1, whole genome shotgun sequence:
CAAGAAGGGCTTTCTATTGAGGCATCTGATGGTCAAGTATATcgcattcattttattttaggcTTGGTTTTAGGTGATAACTTAGGACTTAACTCAATAATGGGTTTTAACAAATCGTTCTCTGGCGTATTTTGCAGGTTTTGTCGATTAGATAAAGATAAATGTAAAACAATGTGTTTTGAGGATCCCAATAAAATGCGAAATATACTTAATTATAATGAAGATGTCCTACAAAATAATAACCAATTAACTGGCATATCAAGCTTTTGTCCATTTAATGCAATCCCTTCATTTCATGCCATTGAAAACTACAGTGTTGATGTAATGCATGACTTGTTTGAGGGTATATGCCACTATGATCTTTGCCAtatcttattaaattttatacaaataaagaaatactTTTCGTTGCAAGTTTTAAACAAACGGAAACAAACGTTTGAATATGGTCCTCATGAAATAGGCAATATATCAAATGAAATATCACAGACACATCTCCAAAAGCGACATTTACGCATGTCTGCAAGGGAAAtgctttgttttattcaatacCTTCCAATCATGATTGGTGATCTAGTTCCAATAGATGATGATGTTTggcattttttgttgaatttaatagaaataattgatttaacgTTATGCTTTGAAATAAATGActtttctatttcttctttaaagaacaaaatacaaCTACACCATGAGCAGTaccttttacttttcaaagatAGTTTAAAACCTAAGTTTCATATTCTCACTCATTATCctacgattttaaaaaaatcaggtCCACCTAGAAATTTTTGGTGCTTTAAATATGAGGCCAaacataaaaatttcaaaatttactcaCGTGCTATTACTtccagaaaaaatatttgtctaacATTGGCCAAAAAATTTCAACTAGGTTTTGCaaacaagattttaaattctaatgatgatgacgacaaacatgaattttttaaagaaaacaaaattaaaactggtttttcttctttaataaGCAAAAAAATGGGTATCCAGGAAGAAAACTTAGAATATTTAAGTAAGACTGAAATCAATGGCTATAAATTTCAAACTGGTTATTACGTATCCAAACTCTTAAATGATTATAAAATTTTCGTCATAGTAGCTTTAGTCcaacatctaaaaaaaattgttcttttttgtcaGGAAGTAAGTGAAGTACTCTATGATCCCCATTTTACTGCATATGATATAAATCCTTCTATATTAGGAAAATATTCTATTATTGATCCCGATGAAATTGTTGGGCCGCCAATAACAGCTATAAAAACAGCTAAAGGTAGAATTATGATTCGAATAAAAGATTACACTTTACAAGAGATAGACAAATATAAAGCAACTGACGAGTTTGATACTGAAATTAAATCCAGATGCAGTTGAATCTTTTTAGAACAACAATTCTATTGTGCATACAAGCCAATCATTTTCAAAAGGTTCGGAAGCACTCTACATGAATATCAAACTGTAAGGATGCTTATCAGTGGTACCACTTTAAACTTAATATAACATATCGTGATATGTATGCCACCTAAATGCAAGGACCAGCTGACTCCATTTTCTTAATTTGAGATAACTGGGTTTTCTGGAAAAAAGGAAGTCTGAGAAAAATGTGAATatgttttttgcatttttttttaaattacgaaAATCAAGTTAACTGGTTCTTGCATTCAGGTGACGATATGTATATTCCCCTGCTTAgttgttcttttaaataaaaaaaata
This window contains:
- the LOC129947743 gene encoding uncharacterized protein LOC129947743 isoform X1; the protein is MLCFVCNNKCTNFSLLMHHLKKRHNLNCSSTYRCLECNLLFDNSSSYKRHMLRLHSTLNISNSNEFQAQACSIKPEDSNRVTTSSEQSSCINVKGISVEEKLVLPSSLSSCQKSKKENFDEEIKNMRESAFKFSLSLHTNDNFSRKDVVNIQKSVSTQIVAPLLQIFDSFSKTRICHDHEALNEISTLISSCKHLFDDCASDYLLLQKLKKSGYMNDVEEFVINNEMETVFHCGELSLDENLTKGVVLPLRSQFKLLFETNNFLKAMLQYMEMLEKSDRIRSFINGELWKEKVKMYPNKLLVPYFLYGDDFEINNPLGSHSSVHSVCNFYYSFPCMPIKESKLDNVFLAAVIRTRDMKKFGNSKCLVPLVNELKFLEQEGLSIEASDGQVYRIHFILGLVLGDNLGLNSIMGFNKSFSGVFCRFCRLDKDKCKTMCFEDPNKMRNILNYNEDVLQNNNQLTGISSFCPFNAIPSFHAIENYSVDVMHDLFEGICHYDLCHILLNFIQIKKYFSLQVLNKRKQTFEYGPHEIGNISNEISQTHLQKRHLRMSAREMLCFIQYLPIMIGDLVPIDDDVWHFLLNLIEIIDLTLCFEINDFSISSLKNKIQLHHEQYLLLFKDSLKPKFHILTHYPTILKKSGPPRNFWCFKYEAKHKNFKIYSRAITSRKNICLTLAKKFQLGFANKILNSNDDDDKHEFFKENKIKTGFSSLISKKMGIQEENLEYLSKTEINGYKFQTGYYVSKLLNDYKIFVIVALVQHLKKIVLFCQEVSEVLYDPHFTAYDINPSILGKYSIIDPDEIVGPPITAIKTAKGRIMIRIKDYTLQEIDKYKATDEFDTEIKSRCS